The following are encoded together in the Gasterosteus aculeatus chromosome 7, fGasAcu3.hap1.1, whole genome shotgun sequence genome:
- the si:dkey-3k24.8 gene encoding lysophosphatidic acid receptor 6, translating to MSNNSSIPNLSNSTGHIKILHVSIYSFISVFGMIFNLIALFFFYHTKSRSQTIVYMTNLATADILLILTLPMRIYYYLGFDNLPQWLCEVLGLVLKANMYGSIFLLTSICFDRCMAVTFPMSTRVQEWRKKAPLVCLGIWLLTFGASVPIYLSKRSQVVTNKYCFDSLPVYATNLVVVLPTLIVGFGIPLIVMLIGSWGLARAVQRSSVAQTDLVDGRKIKRMIITSLFIFILSFLPYHVILVLFPLYGGEIPQPMQAAYIYSLMVASFNTVLDPVAYYFATDTFRKSVDMGAVRRMFPLNSQSSETNRSRIPNS from the coding sequence ATGTCAAACAACAGCTCCATCCCCAACCTCAGCAACAGCACAGGACACATCAAAATCCTCCATGTGTCCATTTACTCCTTCATTTCCGTTTTCGGTATGATTTTTAATCTCATagcgctcttcttcttctaccacacCAAATCCAGATCACAAACCATTGTCTACATGACTAACCTGGCCACAGCCGATATACTGCTCATTCTTACGTTGCCCATGAGGATCTACTACTATCTGGGATTTGACAACCTTCCTCAGTGGCTGTGTGAGGTCCTTGGTTTGGTCCTGAAGGCCAACATGTACGGGAGCATCTTTCTCCTCACGTCCATTTGCTTTGACCGTTGCATGGCCGTCACCTTTCCTATGTCAACCCGTGTCCAGGAATGGAGGAAGAAAGCGCCGTTGGTTTGTCTCGGAATATGGCTGCTCACCTTTGGCGCTAGCGTGCCCATCTACCTTTCCAAGCGTTCACAAGTCGTGACCAACAAGTATTGTTTTGATAGCCTGCCGGTCTATGCCACAAACCTCGTGGTGGTGTTACCCACTCTGATTGTGGGTTTTGGAATCCCGCTCATAGTCATGCTGATCGGCTCGTGGGGTCTGGCCCGCGCTGTCCAAAGAAGTTCCGTGGCCCAAACCGACCTGGTTGACGGAAGAAAGATCAAGAGGATGATCATCACCAGCCTCTTCATTTTCATACTCAGCTTCCTCCCTTACCACGTCATCTTGGTTCTCTTCCCTCTTTATGGAGGTGAGATCCCACAGCCAATGCAGGCCGCATACATCTACAGCCTGATGGTCGCAAGTTTCAACACAGTACTAGATCCCGTTGCGTACTATTTTGCCACGGACACCTTCAGGAAGAGCGTCGACATGGGGGCTGTTCGGAGGATGTTTCCTCTGAACAGTCAAAGTTCTGAGACAAACAGGAGCAGAATCCCTAACAGCTAA